In the Salvia splendens isolate huo1 chromosome 16, SspV2, whole genome shotgun sequence genome, TGACTAATTAATGGTCATATTAATAGGAAATGTAACAGTCATGATTTTCACACACAAATCATGCTAGCTATTGAAAACGAAACCCTAAATTGTCAGTAAAGTCGATGTTTACTTTGAATCATGGGTTATATAGTATGTGTTTGATATATTGTAAGATTAATTATGCACAAATTTGTTCAATTTATCATACTTGTCCCTGAAGTAGATTACTTTTAGTGGATGTTTAGATTTGATACACAAAAATAATATTGGCTAatctttaaataaataaataaataattatcatcTTACTTTTCATTATTCTGATTTCATCTCAAAGTTATTCCACAcacaaaagaaattaaaagaagaacGCGACTTATAATTTTCATTAACACCTCAAAACTAGTAGTATATCTATCCACCTTCAAAACTAGGTAATCGAACTTATAACAAAACTTTAATTTACTGTATTACATTTTCTGTCCCAATTTAAATGATTCATAGTCCTTTTTGGAGTCTTTAAtagtctattttattttatctattttttaaacTCAGTTCATCAAAATCCACTTTCGTAAATTTTGTCGAAaaccaaacaaaacaaaacaaaacgcTTTCTTTAATTTGAGCGTATACTTTTTATTCAAGGCAGCCCATGTAAATATTTGACTTTCTTGaataattttgtgttttaaacTTTTTCTGCGCAGACACGCAGTAACTGTAACTTCATATGTGTTTGgcttaaaaaatgataagtaaaaCAGACAGACATTTAATGATGCTGTAATGCATGTATGTGTAATAATTGGGTCTATGGTTGTTCTTGAAAAGGTGAACTTGAATTAAAAACTATGCGCAgagattttcattttttctccgTTTATTTCTCCTATACGTAAAATGAAATGTATAAACGATGTTGAAATTTTAGTAAATAATTTGTCAGAATCATTCAATATACCTCAACAGTTACTTGGATAATTTGTAaggtttataaattttaattaaaatattttcgttaactaactaattgatAGTCAAATGTAAGTGCATTTCCTTACACAAACAAGATGCAGATATATCATAACATAGGGTAAAGATTAACTCTAATCCTAATTTAACTTTTCCTCCTAGAGTAGTACATGCCCATACAtgttcatatttaattttgtgtggGACCATACTagtaataactaaataatttctTTCTAGAAACTATAAAAGCTTCTCAACTTTCCCATTGTAGAGTTTACACTCATCTACCTTCTTCACAAAAATTCATCTATTCCATCATTAGTTTAATAAATTTAACTAAGAAATTGATGGTCAAGATTAATGATTATGTATAATGAGAGATGTTGCCATCTGTTATAGGCAACACCTTTGTTGCCTCAATATATCTGACCGGGTGCAGCCATGATCTTAGTTGAGAGGCAAACTTTTAATTGGTTAATCAATAAAGATTTATAAGGGTAATAATATATATTTGGCTaataatatatagaaaaaataataaaaatacgaAATATTCATAAAATGCTATTTTGGCCGAACTTCAGTGACCTTTCCTAATTTCCCTAATTGCTCAGtaatgaaagaaagaaaatgagcTGTTTTCGGTTGGGCcgaagcctaaacacttttttaAAGGGCTTTATTTAATTGGCCCAGTTGCATGTTAGTAATTGTTCAAGAAACGAACAtcatttttcagaaatttattaaagaaaattaatgcAACTTTATACAGGAAAATACTACTCTAACTCCATTAATTTTCCAACAAATATTTAAACAATATTGTTAATTATCTATTTAATAGTATGAATTTGAACACATTACATGAATAACTTTTGTTTTCTACGGGTGCAGGCACGGTATGCATAAAAAAGACcacattcaataaaataatgatcAGTACAAGTCAGAGAATATCCTTTAGAACATTCCAAAATTTGGTAATGACCAATATAAATCACAAAATTCTGGGGAGGGAAGCAACAGCAGCAGCAAAACTGGTGAAGTCCACAATCGATCCCATCGAAAGGGGTCAAAGATCATGGGATTTAGCACACTTGGAGAGGAATACTACATCACGGTAACGGTGATCTTGAGCAGTCTCCTATTCCAATATGGGGTGTGGCCCAAAGCTAATACCATAAAGCTTCAGTGAACTTCCTCGAATTGGTAATCTGATTTCGTACATGAACATGAAAGGGAGGAAGACCTCAATACACAGCTCTTTGCCTTTCAACTGCGTCTTCGTGCTCAACCTAGCACATCAATAATATGTGAATATCCATCTCTAAAGTAGTTATGTGAAGAGAGAGAAATGCAGCAGTAGAGTTTACCTCAACTTGGACTTTGATTTTCTTCTTAGATTTGGCCGCTTGTTCTTCTTTCGCCAGCTTTCTTGCAGaactcttcctctctctcttatAAGCAACAGATGCACTTTTTTCTTCATTGTCATCATCGTCGTCATTATCGGCATCGTCATCATTCAAATTATCTGCAATAGATGTTTTTTGAGAAACAGCTAAAATTGCCACATATATTGAAGACGAAAGCAGCAGGGGTCTCTCTCCCAATTTGAACCCCGGCAGAAGAGCTATTATGGTGTATGTTAATAGAACTGTGTAGAGAGAAATTGCAAAAGTCTTACCATTATCATAATCTTCTCTGATAGCAAGACCACCAAAATCTTCCATATCATCCTCCTCTTCTAGTTCCTCATATCCCTCAACATATTCTATAACTGGTTCCTGCAATACCGATCACATGGGCAATGTGAGCAACAAATCAAACAATGGACCTGGAGCAAAATTGTCGATTCATAACCTCCTCCTCTTCATCTTCACTAACAGTAGCTTTTCCAACTTCTTCCTTATCAAGGATTTCATTGTATTTATCAACAGGGTAGTTATAGATATCACTATAGACTCCTTTCTTTAGGCGCTCAAGCAACTCCTTTTCAATACTCTGAAAATTAATGTGAATGTCAGTCCCAGCAATACACAATCAAGTGCTTAAATGACCAACTTGCAGGTTAAACAGAAGCAAGAACTGACGTACTTTTTCCAAAAGTGCTGCCTTCTCAGCCTTCTCCTCACGTCGAGCTtcccttttcttttgttttgttggCACTGTCATAATTTTCTCTCTACACAAAGAAAGAGAATCAAAAGCATGCGATAGGCTACCATATATTGATACTTATAGAAACAAAATTTAGATAAAGCATTGCCCAAAAGGAACCTGCAACATGCATAAATAATAACATTATAACCACTTTCTTTGAGAACTTAGATAATTCACTGTCCCAGTTCATATTGATTAGTGAAGAATAATATGAACTCTTTCGATGGATGAACTGTGATTTGCTTATTGTCAATTCCATCAATTCACTCTAAGTCAAAAAAGCTACTTTGCTTGATCTCATGACTTTGATCTGTTTTAATATATTTCATGCCTTGAGTGGGTTAGGAAACAGGAATATATGTCTCCTATTTAAGTCCAAATGATATTCATTACAATAAAGTGAGATAAAGGAAATGGCTCTGAACAAAAGCGCGACACAAAAGTAGGCAACAAGAAACACCAGATAATACTACGTTACAATCAATAAGATAAACATGTTGCAAGTGCAAAGATGAAGAAATGATGGATGAACCTTGTTTTCAAAGCTAGTTTTCTCATGCGTATCCGCATCTGTGTCATCTTAGTTAATCTCTGCTTTGTTTTGTGTACCAACAACTTCGGCCAATACATCTGTCATATTAAACAGCAGGCCAACAAAGCTCAAAACTTACAGAAACAATCCGACTGCAGCAAAAACAGTAATAGCAACGACATAAACGATTACCATGTGCTTGTCAATAATCTCAAGGGCTTTTGCATAATTTCTCGGCATTTTAACTCTTTCCCACAATTTATTCGGCATATGTGCCCTCTCTATTGTCTTCATATACAAATACAACACTCCTAcagaaagaaaaggaagaaaaacacTAAAATTCCAAACTATTCAGCTACATATAAATTAATTAGCAACTAAAGCAGTCAAATTTATACATTTAAAGCATGAATCGAAGTAAAAAGATACCGTCATGATCCCGAATAGTAGCGTATCGACTGTTGGCAAGAGGGCATGAGCTCCGATTGCATATCCCTGTCACGTTGTAAGGATTCCGGCAGAAAATCCCAGTTTCAATTCTATACATTTCGCCACAAAACCAACAAAATTAAATCTTCGAAACAAAAACCGCCACAAAACAAGCAAGCAACCCTTCAAACTTACTTCGCCATGAAACTGCAGTGTTTGTGCCTGATAACTTGCCAGATGACTTCATCGTGCTGCATTTTTTACCGCTAAATTGAACGCGCCGATCAATCTCTGAAGATGCTAGAGAGCGGAGGCTTAAGATTGGGGGAGAAATTAGGGTTTAGGGACCCATAAACTATTTCATTAAATACAAAAACACAATTTATGCTACATGAAGCCATATATAATAGTACATTTATAAGAATAGCAGTTTTAAATACGTCGTGTCAGTTGTGTTTTTTACAATTATCGTTGAAAAATACATCTggtggaatatttttatttcattagattcttttacaaatttttattttcttagaaTGTTGtaccaattttattttattaaattcttttataattttttgttttattataattcattaaataaaGATTAAATAAAGAACCTCTTAAATCAAAATGGATTAGTATAAGGAtctaattaaacaaaatttataaaatgatctaatgaaataaaatatattagtacaaggatttaattaaacaaaaattttagaaaaaagaTTTATTAGTAGAAAGACGTCTTGATGTGTTTGCCATAATTAGATATCACCTACATTATCGTTTCAAAACTAAATACTACTAACATCCAGGTAATTCCTTTAGGACAgattttttaacaaaatattTGTAACTTGTGTGGATCCTTAAACACAGTGTACAAAGCAAAATATATCAGAAAAAAATACACGTTAGCTAAAATTGTTGGTGTAAGAAGGAGGTCAAAAAACTGTTATACCCACTGTCAAAATCAGAGAAACTGAAACAGGTGATCTCGGCTGTCTATTTAAGGTGAGATGTTCAACCGTCTCTGTAGCTCCGCCACGAGTCCGGTTCTTGGCACTTCGTCCTCAGTTGCGGCAGTGACATCTTTCAGTTTCACGACGCCTTTGCTGAGCTCCTGGTCGCCTACTATCACCATGTAGGGTATCTTGGACCCTCTGGCACGGTCTATGTGCTTGATTACTCTCTTATTCACCATAACTTCAGCCTTTAGCTTGGCATCCCACAGCTCACTCGCCAGTTCGGCGCCTAGTGATATGTCGTCGCCTAGGATGCTCACCAGAACTTGAGTTTCAGTTGCTCGTATTTCCTGAGACGAGGACACACAGGATGTCAGCGGCCCGAAATTAAGATTGTGCAGAATCAGAGTTTACTGAGCTAAGGAGAAACCACACTGTCACAAGCAAAATCTATAGTACTCCGTATAATTTTTTAACAGCAAGCTTCAAACAGTTTACACAAGTCAGCTGCATCAGAATTTTTATAAAAACTATGAGGTTGACACATTGAAGTTGCACTATGAGACCTCATAAACTCAACATGCCGTCTAATTTATTCAAATGAGAGTTCGAAtgcatttctttttcttgataAGGGTAGATTTCTAAATAATGAGAAATGCATACCTGGTCATTTTGGAGTTGCTCCATGATAGCAAATACTCTCTCTATTCCTAAGCTGACTCCAACAGCAGGAACCTGCTTTGTGCCGAACATACCTATAAGATTGTCGTAGCGTCCACCAGCAGCAATTGAACCAACCTGTAGACAAGTTTTTTTTAGAACCCTTCAAATAAGACTCGTGTGGTATGATTCACATTAGAACTAAAAAGAAGAACAACTGGATAAGGGAGAAGCAATGTTGCAGCAAACAACTAAACAATTCTCCATTGTGATGAAAAACAATGAAGAATACCAGTACAAGTTCTTGCATAAGTTATGGAGTAATAAGTTGATTGAGTACTGAGCAGATTCAATTTTTCGAATTCATGCTAATAAATGATGGATAGATAAAAAAATCCAAGCTAATCTACCATTTTTACTTTGATGGATTGTTTGATTCTGAACTTATTTGATCTTCTTATCCTTCAAATACTCAATCATATGTTATAGGAGTAGCCGAGTAGTATATACTACCTATTACCTATCCTATCAAGTAAATGCCCCCTAAATAGTCAAAATGCTCCTGCTTTTGAGgcaataataaaatgtagtactactacataaaattgatatttaccTGTGCACCCCCTTTAAAAACAGTTTCAAATATGACTCCAGTGTAGTAATCCAGACCCCTTGCAAGACTCAAGTCAAAAACTACTTTGCTTATGCACTTGGACTTCAGAAGAGCTTTAAATAAAATCTCCAATTCATTCAATGCAAGCTCTGCTTCACTGTTTGATAAGAACTCACTGCCTTCCTGTTTTAACTTGGACAATAACTCCATAGGCGATCCTCTATTTTTAACAAAACTTCCAATTTTATTGGCTGTTTCCTCAGTCAAACCTTTTTCTTCCACctgtaaaagtgaaatatatgcAGTCTATGAATCCACAAAGGACGGGATAATCCCACAAAATGAAAATCAAATATCATGTTATTTAATGGACAGCTATTCTGCCAGTTTTACTTTGTCAACCTCTCGTAATCAGATCCACGCACTCACCATTTCCTTTTTAACCTGCTCAAATGTTTGCTTGTCTAGCTTGTCAATACTTGAACAAATAGTTCTAAATTTCTCTTGTGGCACCCCACAGATAGCCAACAAGCCATCAAGTAACTTCCGGTGGTTTAGCTTCACCTGAAACAAACATTTTAACACAGTTAAACATGAAATAATTTCCTTAACTATGAGTAACACAACCAGTACTTCAGAGGTCCATAAAGCAACACGAGCAAATAATTTTACACAAGTAAAATATTTATTCATATACAATGTACAAGATAGAAGACGTATAGTATCATCCAAATTTTGAACTAATATAACACTATCATAAACAAAATAGTTCTTTTAACCTCGTAATCTCCAATAGCTAGTTCATCAAGCAACTCTGTCAAGATTTTTATGACCTCAAAGTCTGGCAACATTTTTTCAAATTGACCAGCAAAGTCAAAGTCACATTGATAGAATTCACGATAACGTCCCTTTGATGGATTGTCCCGTCTGTAAACTTTTGCTATCTGGTACCTTTTGAAGGAAGTCAAGCCATTCATAGCAACATATCGAGCAAAAGGAACTGTCAGGTCATATCGGAGTGAACAGAGTTCGCCACCCTGCAAAGTAGATAGTATTTGTATTGAAGTTAGACTGAAGACAAAAAAGAGAAGGTTCGGTGGAAACAAGAAGCTCACCTGATCGGCAAGGTCATAGATCAATTTTGAGTCTTCTCCATACTTTCCCATAAGAGTCTCCCTCATTTCAAAGACCGGGGTATCTAAAGCTGTGGCGCCATGCCTTTTAAAAACCTCAGTTATAATTTTGAACGCTTTCTCTCTAACTGCCATCTGCTCTTTCGCAAAATCACGGGTACCCTGCACATTAAAGAGACAAGAGTCTATAATATAATGCAGAAGGTCTTTGTTTTCCATGTTTGTCTGAAGGTACAATATGAGGGGACACGAAATGAaccacaaaacaaaaaaaaggggaAGCCACATTCATGGAGTGCCATTGCTCGTAAACTAAAACACCAGAGTAAGTTTGAGATTGTAATACTTTTGAAATGAACACAAAAACCTAGCATTAATAGATCATTGCTTGATTTTCATGAGATTAAGTATGCCACCTCGGTTATTCAAGATACAGAAATTTTGCTATACCATCCAACAAGAGAATGCTTACGCTTACCAAATATTGTAACAATGACAGACCATCTACAAATACCCAAAAAATAATGTCAACGTTATACCTTAGGTAGCTTTGGAAGCCTTCGACTTTCATTGGTTTCCACAATCTCTTTCACTTTCGCTACGAGATCATTGAAACATGGACCCTCCGCATCCAGTAATGACTGGAAATCCTGAGCGAAATTTTCCAAATCAAAT is a window encoding:
- the LOC121769708 gene encoding protein MAK16 homolog isoform X1; the encoded protein is MQHDEVIWQVIRHKHCSFMAKIETGIFCRNPYNVTGICNRSSCPLANSRYATIRDHDGVLYLYMKTIERAHMPNKLWERVKMPRNYAKALEIIDKHMMYWPKLLVHKTKQRLTKMTQMRIRMRKLALKTREKIMTVPTKQKKREARREEKAEKAALLEKSIEKELLERLKKGVYSDIYNYPVDKYNEILDKEEVGKATVSEDEEEEEPVIEYVEGYEELEEEDDMEDFGGLAIREDYDNDNLNDDDADNDDDDDNEEKSASVAYKRERKSSARKLAKEEQAAKSKKKIKVQVEVEHEDAVERQRAVY
- the LOC121772629 gene encoding histidine--tRNA ligase, cytoplasmic-like — encoded protein: MAAAAARRTVTLGGKGSSLTSSSVFDAAIGLARVSIDSSALSRRSSSSTSSAAKFSFTIPDYFTEKESRASLILLLNKLLLSSSSSASSSSSACAQLVEILEQNVLGLDYAIDNVASEDLAMVDYSAAALAGVSAILDHRTSALVSIVDAVAALSCEALRADVSPFNLMDSGDGSTAKDAVAVAADFKVFFNGSKLVNSGKKLSDDSVAEIPSLHGDFRDVSRSLHSRARVQLNSGFGAGSAKVLSMALGNLASCLSYLGINSIRRTDLLLSSSIADVELCSRLSEMIAAKSLRPALEELYASSQTARLEEDYLLFVHKIYELLDVVRNVVSWEATAAFISLGGSEIFGDRIQGDNGSLSEPKIGDNPKADKKSEKKKKVVIGKGTIALMQFIKDRLLGGAAKFDLENFAQDFQSLLDAEGPCFNDLVAKVKEIVETNESRRLPKLPKGTRDFAKEQMAVREKAFKIITEVFKRHGATALDTPVFEMRETLMGKYGEDSKLIYDLADQGGELCSLRYDLTVPFARYVAMNGLTSFKRYQIAKVYRRDNPSKGRYREFYQCDFDFAGQFEKMLPDFEVIKILTELLDELAIGDYEVKLNHRKLLDGLLAICGVPQEKFRTICSSIDKLDKQTFEQVKKEMVEEKGLTEETANKIGSFVKNRGSPMELLSKLKQEGSEFLSNSEAELALNELEILFKALLKSKCISKVVFDLSLARGLDYYTGVIFETVFKGGAQVGSIAAGGRYDNLIGMFGTKQVPAVGVSLGIERVFAIMEQLQNDQEIRATETQVLVSILGDDISLGAELASELWDAKLKAEVMVNKRVIKHIDRARGSKIPYMVIVGDQELSKGVVKLKDVTAATEDEVPRTGLVAELQRRLNISP
- the LOC121769708 gene encoding protein MAK16 homolog isoform X2, whose translation is MKSSGKLSGTNTAVSWRRICNRSSCPLANSRYATIRDHDGVLYLYMKTIERAHMPNKLWERVKMPRNYAKALEIIDKHMMYWPKLLVHKTKQRLTKMTQMRIRMRKLALKTREKIMTVPTKQKKREARREEKAEKAALLEKSIEKELLERLKKGVYSDIYNYPVDKYNEILDKEEVGKATVSEDEEEEEPVIEYVEGYEELEEEDDMEDFGGLAIREDYDNDNLNDDDADNDDDDDNEEKSASVAYKRERKSSARKLAKEEQAAKSKKKIKVQVEVEHEDAVERQRAVY